AAGCACGACGACATCAACATGATCTCGCTGACGGGCGACACGGCGACCGGCAAGAAGATCATGGAGCAGGCGGCGTCGACGGTGAAGCGGCTGCACCTCGAGCTGGGGGGGAAGGCGCCGTTCATCGTGTTCGAGGATGCGAATCTCGACGCCGCGGTGCAGGGGGCGGTGGTCGCCGGGTTCGTGAACACCGGACAGGACTGCACCGCCGCGACCCGCGTCTACGTCCAGAAGTCGAAGTACGACTCGTTCGTCGAGCAATTCGTGTCGCACGTCAAGAAGATCCGCGTCGGCGACCCGCTCAAGACGACCACCGACATCGGCCCGCTCATCTCGAAGGAGCAGCGCGAGCGCGTGGCCGGCTTCGTGGACCGCGCCCGCAAGGCCGGTCTCGACATTCTCACCGGCGGGCGCGCGCTCGACGGTCCCGGCTTCTTCTACCAGCCGACGGTGGTGGCGAAGGCGAAGCACGAGGACGAGGTGGTGCAGCGCGAGATCTTCGGGCCGGTGGTCGTGATCATGTCGTTCGAGAGCGAGGACGAGATCATCAGGAAGGCGAACGGCGTCGAGTACGGCCTGGCCTCCTCGGTCTGGACGCGCGACGTGACCCGCGCCCTGCGGGTGTCGCGCGATCTGGAGTACGGCGAGGTCTGGATCAACGACCACCTGCCGCTCGCCTCGGAGATGCCGCACGGCGGCGTCAAGCGGTCCGGTTTCGGCTCGGACCTGTCGCGCTACTCGTTCGAGGAGTACACGAACGTCAAGCACGTCATGGCCGACCTGAGCGGCGAGGCGCGCAAGGGTTGGCACTTCACCGTCTACGGCGACCAGCCGTAGGGCTCGACTCGACCGGTCCTGGGTAAGTCCACGTAGAGCGCCAGCCGTCGCTCCGGCAGCGAGGCGGCGACCAGCGGCGAAACATTGACAGTCCCTCCCGGCGCCCCTATGTTCTGGCGGGGCTATACCTATGACTGGCTGGCTGGCGGGCGGACTCCTGGTGCTCGCCGTCCTTTGGTTTCTGCTACGCGAAGTGCTCCGGCGGGGGCGCGTCGAGACCTCGCTGCGCCTTTCGGAAGCCCGGCATAGGCTCCTCCTGCAATCGATAGGCGAAGGGATCTGCGGCATCGACGTCAAGGGCCGCGGCACCTTCATCAACCGGGCGGCGGTCGAGCTGCTCGGCTTCGCCCCGGAGGAATTCCTGGGCCGGAGGGTCCACGATCTCATCCACCACCACCGCGGGGACGGCAAGCCGTACCCGGTGGAGGAGTGTCCCAGCGCGCAGGCGTTCCATAACGGACGCCCCAGCCGCAGCGAGGACGAGATCCTGTGGCGCAAGGACGGCACCTCGTTCCAGGCGGAGTACTCCGTGCATCCGGTCGTCGACGACACCGGGGTGATCGGCGCGGTGGTCTGCTTCAGGGACGTCGCGGAGCGCAAGAAGCTCCAAGGCGACCTTCTGCGCGCCAAGGAGGAGGCGGAAGCGGCGAGCCGCTCGAAGAGCGAGTTCGTCGCCAACATGAGCCACGAGGTCCGGACCCCCCTGAACGGCATCGTGGGCATGCTCGAGCTGGCCCTCGACACCGATCTGAGCGTCGAGCAGGCGCGCTTCCTGATGACGGCGCGATCGGCGGCCGACTCCCTCATGGAAGTGATCAACGACATCCTCGATTTCTCCAAGATCGAGGCCGGGCGCCTGGACATCGAGCCGATCGACTTCAGGATGCGCGACTGCGTGGCCCATACCGTGCGCACCCTCGCCCTGGCGGCGAACCGCAAGGGGATCGAGCTGGCCTCGCAGGTGGCGCCGGACATCCCGCAGCTGCTGGTGGGGGATCCCGGCCGGATCCGGCAGATCCTGATGAACCTGGTCAGCAACGCGATCAAGTTCACGGACAAGGGGGAGGTCGTCGTACGGGTCCGCACCGAGTCGACGGAGCCGGGGGCCGTCGTGGTACGGCTGTCGGTGTCCGACACCGGCATCGGGATACCCGAGGAGAAGCAGACGCAGATCTTCAGGGCGTTCACGCAGGCCGACGGCTCGACGACACGGCGCTACGGCGGCACGGGACTGGGGCTGACCATCGCCGCCGAGCTGGCCCGGATGATGGGAGGGGCGATCCGGGTCGAGAGCCGGCCGGGCGAGGGGAGCGTCTTCCACGTCACGCTGCGGCTGGGGATGCCGGAGAGGCCGGTGGTCGGAACGGCGGAGCGGCACCCGGTGGACGTGCGCGACCTGCGTGTCCTCATCGTGGACGACAACGCCACGAATCGGCAGGTTCTTGAGGAGATGACGGCGGCCTGGGACATGCGGCCCCTGGCCGTGTCCTCGCCCGCGACCGCGATCGCGGCGCTGCAGCAGGCGGCGGGAGCGGGGGCGCCGTTCCCCCTGGCCCTGATCGACGCGCAGATGCCGGACGTGGACGGGTTCGAGCTGGCCCGGCGCATCCGGAAGGAGGCGGGGGTCGAGGGGACTCTCATGGTGATGATGACTTCGGCGGGGCAGCGCGGCGACGCCGCGCGCTGCCGCCAGGTCGGAATCTCCGCCTACCTGCCGAAACCGGTGACGGCGTCCGAGCTGCTCGAGACGATCATCGCGACCCTGCGCGAGAAGCGGCACCGGCCCAATTCTCCGGTGCTCGTCACCCGGCATTCATTGCGCGAGGGGCGCAGGAGGCTGCGCATCCTCCTGGCCGAGGACAATGCCTTCAACGAGATGGTGGCGGTCAACCTCCTGGAGAGACGCGGCCATTCGGTGAAGGTGGTCAACAACGGGCAGGCGGCCCTGGACGCGCTCGGGAAGGGGACCTTCGACCTGGTGCTGATGGACGTGCAGATGCCGGAGATGGACGGCCTTCAGGCCACGGCCGCCATCCGCGAGCGCGAGGCGGCGGCGGGTGGGCACGTGCCGATCATCGCGATGACCGCCCGCGCCATGAAGGGGGACCGGGAGATGTGCCTGCAGGCCGGGATGGACGCGTACGTCTCGAAGCCGCTGCGCGCCGCCAACCTCTTCGAGGCGATCGATTCGCTGGGTCTCGGGATCTCGCTGGAGAACGTCGTCGTACCCCCGCCGGAACCCGCGGACGCCATGGTGCTCGATCACCGGGCCATCCTGGACGAGGCCGGCGGAGACGTCATGGTGGTGCGGCGGCTGGCGGCCCTGTTCAAGAAGGAGTCCGACCGGCTCCTGCTCGAGCTGAAGCGCGCGGTCGAGCGCAAGGATCGCGAGGCGATCCAGTTCGCGGCCCACGCCCTGAAGAGCTCGGTCGGCCACTGGGGGCAGGGGGAGGCGTTCCAGGAGGCGCGCACTCTGGAGGAGATGGCGCGCGCCGGCAAGATCGCCGGCGCGCAGCGGGGATGCGCCAGCCTGACGGAACACGTCGTCAGGCTGCAGAAGGAAGTGACGGCCCTGACCAGGAAGGGTGGTCCCTGGTCCGCGGCCCGGGCCTAGAAGCGGGCCGGCGCGGGACCCGCGGCCTTCATGTAGAGCAGCTTCGTCAGCCCCCAGCCGATCGCCACCAGGACGATCAGCGTGATCCAGCCGTGATCGCTTCCGTACACCGTCGCGTAGTGGTTGCTGATCATGCTGAGGACGAGCGGGACCGACATGTAGGTGTTGTGCTTCGACCGCAGGCCGGCCATTCCGGCGATCGCCGCGTCGGGCGGCGTGCCGGCCTTGGTCGCCGCGATGATCTTCTTCTGGGCGGGCCAGATCCGCATCCAGACGTTCATCGCCATGATCGTGCCGAACAGCATCCCCACGTGGATGAAGACCGCCCGCGGCGCGAACATCTGCCACATCCCCAGGATCAGGACCGCCACCAGGATGAACGACACGATGACGCCCGCCTGCTCGTTCTTGGCCATCGCCTTCCACAGCGCGTCGTAGACGAAGAAGACGGCGACGATGAGAAGCAGCGACAGGCCCACCCCGGCGCCCTTGCCCAGCGTCGAGTCGGGCGGCAGGAGGTTCTCGCTGTCGTAGTACACCATGCCCGCGAGAAGAAATCCGCTGACCCAGGTGTAGGCCGCGCCCCAGCGGAACCAGTAGAGGGCGCGCGGCATCAGCTCGGGTACGACCTTCTTCTTCGAATCCGCGTCGTAGGTCTTGACGACCTGGCTGTTCACGAAATTGAAGAAGTACAGGTGTCCGATCCACGCGATACCGGCCACGACGTGGATCCAGCGGAAGATCATTTCAAGACAGGCCCGGATGTTCGGATCCAACTGAGACCTCCTTCCCCGCGCCGTGCGGGCGCGGAAGCGACAGACTAGCAGGAACTCACGGTGTGCGTCACTTGGTCCGGCCCGCCACGAGCGCCAGGCTGAAGGCGGCGGTGCAGAACAGCGCGGCGATCGGCGGCGGGGAGGGCTCGACCTCACGCCGTGTCCGGGCCGGGAGCTTCGGAAGCTTCAGGCGGGACAGGAGGGTCGGCGGTGCCATGTGCCGCGTCTGCAGCCAGAGATCCTGCATCTCCACGAACAGCCGGCCGTAGGCGCGCAGCTGTGTCCAGACCTCCGGGGCGCGGCGGCGCAGGTGGGCGAGA
The sequence above is drawn from the Candidatus Dormiibacterota bacterium genome and encodes:
- a CDS encoding urate hydroxylase PuuD — translated: MDPNIRACLEMIFRWIHVVAGIAWIGHLYFFNFVNSQVVKTYDADSKKKVVPELMPRALYWFRWGAAYTWVSGFLLAGMVYYDSENLLPPDSTLGKGAGVGLSLLLIVAVFFVYDALWKAMAKNEQAGVIVSFILVAVLILGMWQMFAPRAVFIHVGMLFGTIMAMNVWMRIWPAQKKIIAATKAGTPPDAAIAGMAGLRSKHNTYMSVPLVLSMISNHYATVYGSDHGWITLIVLVAIGWGLTKLLYMKAAGPAPARF
- a CDS encoding response regulator → MTGWLAGGLLVLAVLWFLLREVLRRGRVETSLRLSEARHRLLLQSIGEGICGIDVKGRGTFINRAAVELLGFAPEEFLGRRVHDLIHHHRGDGKPYPVEECPSAQAFHNGRPSRSEDEILWRKDGTSFQAEYSVHPVVDDTGVIGAVVCFRDVAERKKLQGDLLRAKEEAEAASRSKSEFVANMSHEVRTPLNGIVGMLELALDTDLSVEQARFLMTARSAADSLMEVINDILDFSKIEAGRLDIEPIDFRMRDCVAHTVRTLALAANRKGIELASQVAPDIPQLLVGDPGRIRQILMNLVSNAIKFTDKGEVVVRVRTESTEPGAVVVRLSVSDTGIGIPEEKQTQIFRAFTQADGSTTRRYGGTGLGLTIAAELARMMGGAIRVESRPGEGSVFHVTLRLGMPERPVVGTAERHPVDVRDLRVLIVDDNATNRQVLEEMTAAWDMRPLAVSSPATAIAALQQAAGAGAPFPLALIDAQMPDVDGFELARRIRKEAGVEGTLMVMMTSAGQRGDAARCRQVGISAYLPKPVTASELLETIIATLREKRHRPNSPVLVTRHSLREGRRRLRILLAEDNAFNEMVAVNLLERRGHSVKVVNNGQAALDALGKGTFDLVLMDVQMPEMDGLQATAAIREREAAAGGHVPIIAMTARAMKGDREMCLQAGMDAYVSKPLRAANLFEAIDSLGLGISLENVVVPPPEPADAMVLDHRAILDEAGGDVMVVRRLAALFKKESDRLLLELKRAVERKDREAIQFAAHALKSSVGHWGQGEAFQEARTLEEMARAGKIAGAQRGCASLTEHVVRLQKEVTALTRKGGPWSAARA
- a CDS encoding gamma-aminobutyraldehyde dehydrogenase produces the protein MTDLKMIIDGKEVEAASRQRADVINPATEKSVGSVPKGGAEDVDRAVKAARKAFGKWSRTTPGERSAHLLKLADQLDKDLQRLGEMETSQTGKPLKLSINSDLPFANDNIRFMAAQARILDGTAAGEYAAGYTSFLRREPVGVVGSIAPWNYPYLMAAWKIGPALAAGNTVVLKPASNTPFTAIEIAKAALQAGLPEGVLNVVTGPGAEVGGAICKHDDINMISLTGDTATGKKIMEQAASTVKRLHLELGGKAPFIVFEDANLDAAVQGAVVAGFVNTGQDCTAATRVYVQKSKYDSFVEQFVSHVKKIRVGDPLKTTTDIGPLISKEQRERVAGFVDRARKAGLDILTGGRALDGPGFFYQPTVVAKAKHEDEVVQREIFGPVVVIMSFESEDEIIRKANGVEYGLASSVWTRDVTRALRVSRDLEYGEVWINDHLPLASEMPHGGVKRSGFGSDLSRYSFEEYTNVKHVMADLSGEARKGWHFTVYGDQP